CGTCAGCGAACTCGAACACCGGTACTCCCGCGACTATGAGATAACGGTGGTCAGCACTGCCGACGCGGTTGATCGACTGAAGCGCGCCGCCGCGGCGCAGAGTCAGGTGGCTCTGGTGCTCGCCGAGAGCCCGACTTCCGCCGACAAGCAATCGATCTTCGCCGAGGCGCGGCGACTGTTTCCCGAGGGTAAGCGGAGCCTGCTGATCGGCTGGGGCGAGTGGGCGGAGCCGGCGACGGCGCACCTGCTGTTCGAGCTGATGGCTGCCGGCCACATCGATTACTACGTGCTGCGGCCGGGCCGCTCCCCCGATGAGAGCTTCCACCGCGCCGTGACCGAGTACCTACGAGATTGGCAGGTGGCGGTCGGCAAACGTTCCCGCGACATCACCGTGGTCGGCGAGGACGCACAGCTGCGCACGCACGAGATCGCGCGGCTGCTGGCTCGCGGCAGCGTGCCGTTTGCCACGGCCGAACCGGAATCGGATGCCGGCCGCGACGTGCTGGCCGGGGCCGCCGTGCGGTACGACGGGGTGCCGCTGGTGCGATTGGCGGACGGCGAGGTGCTACGCGACCCCGACAACGCCGAGCTGCTGCGCGCGTTCGGGCTGAATACCGACCTACCCGATGGCCCCGTCGACCTGGCCGTGGTCGGGGCAGGCCCCAGCGGTCTGGCGGCGGCGGTCTACGCGGCATCCGAAGGTCTCAGCGTTCTGGTCTTGGAACGTGACGCCATCGGCGGGCAATGCGGAACCAGTTCCCTGATCCGCAACTACCTGGGTTTCTCCCGCGGGATCTCCGGCGCAGAGCTGTCGCAGCGGGCTTACCAACAGGCGTGGGTGTTCGGGGCCCAGTTCGCGCACAGCCGTGAGGCGGTCGGCATGACCGTGACCGAGTCCGGATTCCAGCTCGAGGTCGCCGGGGAGCAGCAGGTGCAGGCGAGGTCGGTGCTGCTGGCGTCCGGGGTGACGTACCGCACGCTGCCGCTCGGTGATCTCACCCCGTACGTGGGCTCGGCGGTGTTCTATGGGGCGTCGGCGGTGGAAGCGCGAGCGCAGAAGGGCCGCACGGTGCATGTGGTGGGAGGCGGCAACTCGGCCGGGCAGGCCGCGCTGCACCTGGCACGGTATGCGCAATCGGTGACTCTGGTCGTGCGCCGCAGTCTCGCCGAAAGCATGTCGAAGTACCTGATCGACCAATTGGATGCCGCGGGGGTGCAGATTGAGATGGGCGTGAAGCTTGCCGGCGGCGGCAGCAGCACCGGCGACCGGCTCGACCATATCGTGCTGCAGAACCTGCACACCGGCGCGGAGTCGACCGTGCCGAGCGAGGCCGTGTTCATCACCATCGGCGCCCGTCCGCACACCGACTGGATCGCCGATGAGGTGCTGCGTGACCAGTGGGGCTATGTGATCACCGGCGGCGACGTGCTCGCCGAGGGCGGGCGCCGGGCGTGGCCCAGTGAGCGGCAGCCGCATCCGCTTGAGACATCCGTTCCGGGATGTTTCGCGGTCGGCGATGTGCGACGCGGTTCGGTGAAACGGGTGGCATCAGCGGTTGGTGAGGGGTCGGTCGTGGTCTCGTCAGTGCACGCTTTCTTGGCGGGTACCGCGTAAGTGCCCGAACGCCGTCGTGCCCTGCCGACTGAGGTCGGCAGGGCACGGGTGGGGTGATGAATTGTTCAGTCGCCCGAGTTCAGATGGTCGAGAGGATCTTCGCCTTCTGAGCCTCGAACTCCGCCTCGGTCAGCACTCCCTGCGCTTTCAACTCTCCCAAGCTCTTGAGCTGCTCCATCGGATCAGCGGCTGGTGCCGCCTGGGCTGCCGAAGCTTCTTCGTAGGCCGGTTGGGCGGGTTCCTGCTGCGCCTGGGCTGCTTGATCTTTGGCGGCAAATTTCGCCTGTTGGCGGCGCTGAACGCGACCGCTCACGGCTGTCGCGGTGCCGGCGACTACCGCCGTGCGTCCTATTCCTCGTAACAGTCCCATGTCTGTTTCCTCCTCAGACCGTCGACTCGGATTCCACCGCGTCGAGCGCGGCCATGATGTCCTGCGCAGGAATGCGGGCGCTGGCGATGACGTCGCCGCCGGCCTCGCGCGCTGCGGCAATGAACGGAATCGCCCACAGGTTTTCGTAGACGATGAGCGCAGCCGCGGTACCCGGGTTCATGGCCTCGGCTGCTTGGGCAATGTCATCCTCGTCCAGGAGACCCGACCGAACGGATTCGAGCGAGGCGAACCCTTCCAAGGCGGCCTCAACATCCTCGGTCAACTCGATGCCGGCGACCGATCCATCCACGTCTTTCCCGATGATCATGAGGTCATAGACCCAGATCACCCTCCGCTGAATCAGGTCCATCAGTGCTGCAGCGGTTTCGCCGCTGCCCGTCCCGTCCACCGGAAACTCGATCAACACGAAGTCAACCGGGCCGTGCACATCTGTCATTACCACGACACATCACCCCTGCAATCTGATTGGCTCACTAAGCCTGATTAGTGTCATTTCCGCTCCGCACCCGAGGCATCACCCCGGTCGGATGATCTTGCCCCGCCCAGCGGAGAACGTTACTTGCCGCTCCTGATCAGATCGCGGGAGTGCGCGAGTACCGCCCAGATAATGAACACGTCGAGGGCGATCAGGATGGTCCCCCACAGCGGGTAGTACGGCAGCCACATGAAGTTCACGAGCGCGCTCAGCGATGCCAGCACCACGGCCAGAATGCGCGCCCACATGGCTCCGCGGAACAGGGCGACTCCACCGAATACCAGAACCACGCCGCCGAGCAGGTGGATCCAACCCCACGAGGTCAGGTCGAACTGGTAGACGTACTCCGGACCGGCAACATAGAACTCATCGTTGAACAGCGCCACGAGGGCCTGCAGAATGTGAAAGGCGCCGACCATGATCATGATGACCCCGGCGAAGAGGATGCTCCCCGCCGCCACCACGCTGTAGTCCCGGTCGGCAGATCGCCCCGAGTCGGTGGTGCGCCCCGTTGTGCTTGTCATGGTGCCCTCCCTCATGCGGTGCGCCGGCGGCGACTGGGTTATGTCACCGGGGGCCGACCCACCTCCCTAACTGCCTACTCCGGCCACGACGCAACTTCCTCACCCTCGCTGGGTGATCCTGATAACTGACGTCGGCCGTAGTTTGGGCGCTAGCGGCCGTAATCCCCTGTAACGATGGGACACGAACATGACTGAGCAGAAAGCCCGGACTCAGGCGCGGGGCGTGTTGCTCCCGCTCGCACTTGCACAGTTCATCTGCAGCTTCGCCGGCTCGAACATGAACGTGATGATCAACGACATGAGCGAGGACCTCAACACCACGGTGCAGGGGATCCAGGTCGCGATCACCATCTTCCTGCTCGTCATGGCCGCGCTGATGATCCCGGGCGGCAAGCTCACGGACCGCTACGGTCGCAAGCGACTGTTCCTTCTGGGTCTCGTGATCTATGGCGTCGGCGCCCTGATCAGTGCGGCGGCGCCCGGGCTTCCCGTGCTGATTCTCGGCAACTCGATCCTCGAGGGTATTGGCACCGCGCTGCTCATCCCGCCGGTCTACATCCTGACGACCATGCTTTTCCACGACCTGGGTTCCCGCGCCAAGGCGTTCGGCGCGATCAGCGCCGCGGGAGGCGTTGGGTCCGCGGCCGGCCCGCTGATCGGCGGGCTGATCACGTCGGCGATCAGCTGGCGTGCGGCGTTCGTGTTCCAGGCCCTCATCATCGTGGTGATCGTGCTGCTCAGCCGCAGAATCAAGGATCCTCTCCCCCCCGATCCGACCCGTGAGTTCGACGTGCTGGGGGCAATTCTCTCGGCCGCTGGCCTCATTCTGATCGTTCTGGGTATCCTCGCAGCAGACAACAGCCTGATGCTGATGCTGGTCCTGATCGCGTCCGGCGTCCTGGTGCTGGTGGGCTTCTTCCTGTCGGTACGGGCGAAGGAACGCGCGGGCAAGGAACCCCTGCTGTCAACGAGCCTGTTCCGCAACCGCACGTCGAACCTGGGCCTGATTACACAGAACGCGCAATGGTTGATGCTGCTGGGATTCTCGTTTATTGTTGCGAGCTTCCTGCAGGTGGTGCGCGGGTACAACGCCATCGAGACCGGCGTGATCTTCACTGCGGCAACGGTCGGCCTGCTGGCGTCCTCAATAGCAGCCGGGCCTCTGTCGAGGAAGTTTGCACAGCGGACGCTCATTCTCACCGGCTTTGCCCTCACCGTCATCGGAATGCTGCTCGGGCTCGTGATCGTGCAGGGGACGCAGACCGCATGGGCATTTGCGCCCGGCCTGTTGCTCACCGGGCTCGGTGTCGGGTTGATGCTCACCCCCTCGGTGAACGTGGTGCAGTCGAGTTTTCCCGAGTCCAAGCAGGGCGAGATCTCAGGCCTGTCCCGAAGCATTTCCAACCTGGGATCGTCGATGGGCACGGCGATCGCCGGCACCATCCTGGTCGCCGGTATCGCGTCGACTCCCGGCCAGAACTACGCAATCGCCACGATCGTGCTAGCTGCCGTCGGCCTGATCGGCTTTGCCGCGGCAGCGTTCCTGCCTCGCAAGATCACGCCTGTGAAGGATCCGGCGGACTGACCTCGGTCAGCGCGCCGCCCGGCGGGTCAGTGCGCCGTCCAGCGTGATGGCCGCGTTGATCAGCGCCAGGTGGGTGAACGCCTGCGGAAAGTTGCCGATCTGCTCACCGGTCAACGCGATCTCCTCGGAGTACAGACCCAGGTGGTTGGCGTAGGTCAGCATCTTCTCGAAGGTGATGCGCGCCTTGTCGATCTGACCGGCCCCCGCCAACGCCTCCACGTACGTGAACGTGCACAGCGAGAACGTGCCCTCAGAACCGCGCAACCCATCCGGCGAAGCGCTGGGGTCGTACCGGTACACGAGACTGTCGGTGACCAGTTCGCCGCCCATCGCTTCCAGGGTGGACTGCCACATCGGGTCGGTTGGGCTGATGAACCCCAGCGCCGCCATGCGGAGGAGCGAGGCATCCAGAACCTGCGTCTTGTAGTGCTGCACGAATGCCTGACGCTCGGCGCTCCAGCCTTTCTCCATGATCTGCTGGAACACCGCATCCCTGGCTGCCATCCAATTGTCGACGGATGCCGGTCGCCCATGCTTGGTGGCGAGGCGGATGCCGCGGTCGAAGGCCACCCAGCACATCAGCCTGCCGTAGGTGAAGTCCTGCCGTCCGCCGCGGGTTTCCCAGATGCCTTCCTCCGGCTGGTCCCAGTGATCGACGAGCCAGTCGAGCACGTCGCACACCTTGAGCCAGCCCGCGTGAGCCATCAGGAAGCCGCGTTCGTCGGCTGAGTACAGGCTGTCCATCATCTCGCCATAGATGTCCAGCTGCAGCTGATCGGCCGCGCCATTGCCGATTCGAACCGGGAATGACCCCCGGTACCCTTCCCAATGCTCGAGGGTTTCCTCGCTCAGATCGCTGGACCCGTCGATGCGGTACATGATGTTCAGCGGGGTCCCACCGTCGATGTGCGTGTCGGCGACCCGCTCGCGTAACCAGGCGCCGAACGCCGTCGCCTCCTCCATGAAGCCCAGTGCCAGCAGGGCATACACCGAGAACGACGAATCCCGCACCCAGGTGAACCGGTAGTCCCAGTTGCGTTCGCCACCGACCTGCTCCGGCAACGCGGCGGTGGGGGCGGCGACCAGTCCTCCGGTCGGCGCGTAGGTCATCAGCTTCAGGGTGATTGCCGAACGATTCACCATCTCCCGCCAGCGACCGGTGTAGGTGGACTGCTCGAGCCAATTGGTCCAGAACGTCACGGTGTTGTTGAAGAGGCCCCAGACCTCGTCGACGCTGGTCTCTCGCGCCGCTGTCGAGCCGACGTCCAGGATCAACCCGCG
This Salinibacterium sp. ZJ450 DNA region includes the following protein-coding sequences:
- a CDS encoding DUF6325 family protein; protein product: MTDVHGPVDFVLIEFPVDGTGSGETAAALMDLIQRRVIWVYDLMIIGKDVDGSVAGIELTEDVEAALEGFASLESVRSGLLDEDDIAQAAEAMNPGTAAALIVYENLWAIPFIAAAREAGGDVIASARIPAQDIMAALDAVESESTV
- a CDS encoding MFS transporter, with protein sequence MTEQKARTQARGVLLPLALAQFICSFAGSNMNVMINDMSEDLNTTVQGIQVAITIFLLVMAALMIPGGKLTDRYGRKRLFLLGLVIYGVGALISAAAPGLPVLILGNSILEGIGTALLIPPVYILTTMLFHDLGSRAKAFGAISAAGGVGSAAGPLIGGLITSAISWRAAFVFQALIIVVIVLLSRRIKDPLPPDPTREFDVLGAILSAAGLILIVLGILAADNSLMLMLVLIASGVLVLVGFFLSVRAKERAGKEPLLSTSLFRNRTSNLGLITQNAQWLMLLGFSFIVASFLQVVRGYNAIETGVIFTAATVGLLASSIAAGPLSRKFAQRTLILTGFALTVIGMLLGLVIVQGTQTAWAFAPGLLLTGLGVGLMLTPSVNVVQSSFPESKQGEISGLSRSISNLGSSMGTAIAGTILVAGIASTPGQNYAIATIVLAAVGLIGFAAAAFLPRKITPVKDPAD
- a CDS encoding glycoside hydrolase family 15 protein; this translates as MKDGYPLIEDHGLIGDLQTSALVSTDGSIDWFCAPRFDSPSVFGALLDREKGGFCRIRPTAEAFTTKQLYFPDTAVLVTRYLTEDGVGEVVDFMPVTSSSAPAEHHRIVRMLRCIRGRMTFEVDIAPRFDYGRDGHKTEISDDGAVFRGNRTTMSVSVVREPDDEPLGRGAANEAGDVHGEITLAAGEMRGLILDVGSTAARETSVDEVWGLFNNTVTFWTNWLEQSTYTGRWREMVNRSAITLKLMTYAPTGGLVAAPTAALPEQVGGERNWDYRFTWVRDSSFSVYALLALGFMEEATAFGAWLRERVADTHIDGGTPLNIMYRIDGSSDLSEETLEHWEGYRGSFPVRIGNGAADQLQLDIYGEMMDSLYSADERGFLMAHAGWLKVCDVLDWLVDHWDQPEEGIWETRGGRQDFTYGRLMCWVAFDRGIRLATKHGRPASVDNWMAARDAVFQQIMEKGWSAERQAFVQHYKTQVLDASLLRMAALGFISPTDPMWQSTLEAMGGELVTDSLVYRYDPSASPDGLRGSEGTFSLCTFTYVEALAGAGQIDKARITFEKMLTYANHLGLYSEEIALTGEQIGNFPQAFTHLALINAAITLDGALTRRAAR
- a CDS encoding SHOCT domain-containing protein; protein product: MSGRVQRRQQAKFAAKDQAAQAQQEPAQPAYEEASAAQAAPAADPMEQLKSLGELKAQGVLTEAEFEAQKAKILSTI
- a CDS encoding FAD-dependent oxidoreductase, whose product is MSAVTDPAERPIILVALASDETREPVVSELEHRYSRDYEITVVSTADAVDRLKRAAAAQSQVALVLAESPTSADKQSIFAEARRLFPEGKRSLLIGWGEWAEPATAHLLFELMAAGHIDYYVLRPGRSPDESFHRAVTEYLRDWQVAVGKRSRDITVVGEDAQLRTHEIARLLARGSVPFATAEPESDAGRDVLAGAAVRYDGVPLVRLADGEVLRDPDNAELLRAFGLNTDLPDGPVDLAVVGAGPSGLAAAVYAASEGLSVLVLERDAIGGQCGTSSLIRNYLGFSRGISGAELSQRAYQQAWVFGAQFAHSREAVGMTVTESGFQLEVAGEQQVQARSVLLASGVTYRTLPLGDLTPYVGSAVFYGASAVEARAQKGRTVHVVGGGNSAGQAALHLARYAQSVTLVVRRSLAESMSKYLIDQLDAAGVQIEMGVKLAGGGSSTGDRLDHIVLQNLHTGAESTVPSEAVFITIGARPHTDWIADEVLRDQWGYVITGGDVLAEGGRRAWPSERQPHPLETSVPGCFAVGDVRRGSVKRVASAVGEGSVVVSSVHAFLAGTA